Proteins encoded in a region of the Fusarium falciforme chromosome 6, complete sequence genome:
- a CDS encoding Pre-mRNA-splicing factor 18, which yields MDFAALMNKELSKSKSSGSSGDKKYLKRSEVEAQRKEAYLAEQKALEAEREAKAAAKRKREEEVTAENAAREEKRRKLAEESRRRREEQEAEEERARRKRLGLPELVKAKSEDAEDGLQGSEDVPEEELVEKLRALGEPAVLFGESHTARVRRYRKLTTVVTKGPIPTTLQLVEEKDMKVDGTVPQDKEGRKWLFRQLASYFTMVLTEYERAMESEKRDTSASKTAYNAMVQTRENMKPLFRKFEQGELDDDILKPIIEIVQALQERRYVDANDGYLRLSIGKAAWPIGVTMVGIHERSAREKLHDGEKGHVMGDEVTRKYLQSIKRCLTFAQVRWPPTDLRQLMG from the exons ATGGACTTCGCGGCGTTGATGAACAAGGAGCTctccaagtccaagagcagcggcagcagcggcgACAAGAAGTACCTCAAGCGCTCAGAAGTCGAAGCCCAACGCAAAGAAGCATACCTCGCCGAGCAGAAGgctctcgaggccgagcGCGAAGCCAAAGCCGCTGCGAAGCGCAAgcgcgaggaggaggtcacCGCCGAGAACGCCGCCCGTGAAGAGAAGCGCCGTAAACTCGCCGAGGAGTCGCGCCGGAGACgtgaagaacaagaagccgaggaggagcgcgCGAGGCGGAAGCGTCTAGGCCTGCCGGAGCTGGTGAAGGCCAAGAGCGAGGATGCTGAAGATGGTCTCCAGGGCAGCGAGGATGTGCCGGAAGAGGAGCTTGTCGAGAAGCTGAGAGCGCTCGGCGAGCCGGCAGTGCTGTTCGGAGAGAGCCATACCGCAAGGGTCAGAAGATATCGCAAGTTGACGACTGTGGTGACAAAGGGGCCGATACCGACAACCCTACAActggtggaggagaaggatatGAAGGTCGACGGCACGGTACCGCAGGACAAGGAAGGTCGCAAGTGGCTCTTCCGGCAACTGGCGAGCTACTTCACCATGGTTCTGACAGAATATGAGCGGGCAATGGAGTCTGAAAAGCGGGATACGAGCGCCAGCAAAACGGCATACAATGCCATGGTGCAGACTCGTGAGAATATGAAGCCG CTGTTTCGCAAGTTTGAGCAAGGAgaactcgacgacgacatcctGAAGCCCATCATTGAGATCGTCCAGGCTCTCCAAGAGCGACGATACGTGGACGCCAACGACGGATACCTTCGTCTGAGTATCGGAAAGGCAGCCTGGCCTATTGGTGTTACTATGGTTGGTATCCACGAGCGAAGCGCTCGAGAGAAGCTGCACGACGGCGAGAAGGGACATGTTATGGGCGACGAGGTCACGCGCAAGTATCTGCAGAGTATCAAGCGCTGTCTCACCTTTGCGCAAGTGCGGTGGCCTCCTACGGATCTGAGGCAGTTGATGGGCTGA
- a CDS encoding PCI domain-containing protein, whose amino-acid sequence MSTSNSLLGFFTLMSNQGGTIVRDQPKLDLDLYIQNYSGRTRFDRLLHIAKSSVPLCVDALKAAIAEAKAGTDITQYNDAWDCIRFAAPGEPEAQKDQAWVDKTDRANRAETARLEAELKQYRHNLIKESIRMGNEELGEHFEKIGSLSEAAEAYNRMRQDVTTTKHIIDCGLHLVNIYLYRRDWTMVINSLGKITGVQSGEEEKFYQPFTKLVSGIALLGLKHYSDAAKNFLQIDFDIPPTQYNHIASPNDIATYGGLLALATMERKELQARVLDNPSFRSFLEHEPHVRKAISLFVNGRYSACLSILESFRNDYMLDIYLQRHVAAIYAQIRSKCITQYFIPFSCATLDNLNQAFAPEGESIENELVSMIRDGTLRARLDAKNKLLIAVQPDPRLQMQQSAIEVARQYELEAKERLRRISIISAGLEVVGKRQPPLLGRGVEETWYDESKASEQGAAAEA is encoded by the exons CTTTACCCTGATGAGCAACCAGGGTGGTACCATCGTTAGAG ATCAACCCAAGCTTGACCTCGATCTTTACATCCAGAACTACTCCG GCCGAACGAGATTCGACCGTCTCCTCCACATCGCAAAGTCCTCGGTACCGCTATGTGTCGACGCCCTCAAGGCGGCTATtgctgaggccaaggctggcaCGGACATAACCCAGTATAACGATGCCTGGGATTGCATCCGCTTTGCGGCTCCCGGGGAGCCAGAAGCTCAGAAAGACCAGGCTTGGGTCGATAAGACCGATCGCGCGAACAGAGCCGAAACCGCACGACTCGAAGCCGAACTTAAGCAATACCGTCATAACTTGATCAAGGAAAGCATTCGG ATGGGCAAcgaggagcttggagagcATTTTGAGAAGATAGGATCGCTTAGCGAGGCAGCCGAGGCGTACAACCGCATGCGTCAGGATGTGACGACAACTAAGCACATCATCGATTGCGGACTCCATCTTGTCAACATCTATCTCTATCGTCGGGATTGGACCATGGTAATCAACAGTCTCGGCAAAATCACCGGAGTCCAGAgtggtgaggaggagaagttcTATCAGCCCTTCACCAAGCTCGTATCCGGTATTGCCCTCCTTGGGTTGAAGCATTACTCGGATGCAGCCAAGAACTTCCTACAGATTGACTTCGATATCCCTCCCACCCAGTACAACCACATCGCCAGTCCCAATGATATCGCTACGTACGGAGGTCTACTGGCGTTGGCGACCATGGAGAGAAAGGAACTCCAGGCTCGCGTCCTAGACAACCCATCGTTCCGATCATTCCTCGAGCACGAGCCCCATGTCCGAAAAGCTATCAGCCTCTTCGTGAATGGTAGATACTCAGCCTGCTTGTCGATTCTAGAGTCATTCCGGAATGACTACATGCTGGACATCTATCTGCAGCGACATGTCGCGGCGATCTACGCGCAAATTCGAAGCAAGTGCATCACTCAGTACTTTATTCCCTTCTCATGTGCCACTCTGGACAACTTGAACCAGGCTTTTGCGCCAGAGGGGGAGTCTATCGAGAACGAGCTCGTATCTATGATCCGGGACGGGACGCTCAGAGCCCGACTAGACGCGAAGAACAAG TTGCTCATCGCGGTCCAGCCTGACCCCCGTCTCCAGATGCAGCAGAGTGCTATTGAGGTCGCCCGTCAGTAcgagctcgaggccaaggagagacTCCGCCGCATCAGCATAATCTCGGCTGGGCTTGAGGTCGTGGGTAAGAGGCAGCCGCCTCTTCTCGGTCGAGGTGTCGAGGAGACTTGGTATGACGAATCTAAAGCATCTGAGCAAGGCGCCGCTGCTGAAGCTTAG
- a CDS encoding Pre-mRNA-processing-splicing factor 8, whose translation MSQHPPPPPPGWGPPPPPPPSSSLPPPPSTPAPPPPGYRPPTDPQIAKFAQKKKEWVRNQRNRFGEKRKGGFVQTQKADMPPEHLRKIVKDIGDVSQKKYTNDKRSYLGALKFMPHAVLKLLENMPMPWESAREVKVLYHVNGCLTLVNEIPRVIEPVFFAQWAMMWTFMRKEKADRRLFKRMRFPPFDDEEPPLSWSENLEDVEPLEPIQMELDEDDDAAVYEWFYDHRPLLDTPHVNGPSYKSWNLTLPQMATLFRLSRPLVSDVVDKNYFYLFDLKSLLTAKALNVALPGGPRFEPLYKDIDPNDEDFGEFNAIDRIIFRNPIRTEFRVAYPFLYNSLPRSVHLSWHSHPQVVFNRADDPDLPTFHFDRRINPISSRTVASKNVEISLEDELFGPGNIEEPEEDAFQLPAGMEPFLADEDLENEDTSSAVELWWAPYPFDRRSGSMVRAQDVPLVKQWYLEHPPSDRPPVKVRVSYQKLLKNFVLNELHKKTPKAQNKQNLLRSLKQTKFFQQTTIDWVEAGLQVCRQGFNMLNLLIHRKNLTYLHLDYNFNLKPVKTLTTKERKKSRFGNAFHLMREILRLTKLIVDAQVQYRLGNIDAFQLADGILYAFNHVGQLTGMYRYKYKLMHQIRTCKDLKHLIYYRFNSGPVGKGPGCGFWAPAWRVWLFFMRGIIPLLERWLGNLLSRQFEGRHSKGVAKTVTKQRVESHFDLELRASVMADLMDMMPEGIKQNKVNTVLQHLSEAWRCWKSNIPWKVPGLPAPIENIILRYVKSKADWWISVAHYNRERIRRGATVDKTVAKKNVGRLTRLWLKAEQERQHNHMKDGPYVSSEEAVAIYTTTVHWLESRKFSPIPFPSVSYKHDTKILILALERLREAYSVKGRLNQSQREELALIEQAYDSPGTTLERIKRFLLTQRAFKEVNIDMNDNYSTINPVYDIEPIEKISDAYLDQYLWYQADQRHLFPAWIKPSDSEVPPLLVYKWAQGINNLSGVWQSENGECNVMIETELSKVYEKMELTLLNSLLRLIMDHNLADYITAKNNVQLTYKDMNHVNSYGMIRGLQFSAFVFQYYGLVLDLLLLGPQRASEIAGPPQSPNDFLQFRDRETETSHPIRLYTRYIDKVWIFLRFTAEESRDLIQRFLTEQPDPNFENVIGYKSKKCWPRDSRMRLMRHDVNLGRAVFWDMKNRLPRSVTTIEWDDSFVSVYSRDNPNLLFSMCGFEVRILPKIRNQNDEFPVKDSVWSLVDNTTKERTAHAFLQVTEEDIQKFNNRIRQILMSSGSTTFTKIANKWNTALIALFTYYREAAVSTVDLLDTIVKCETKIQTRVKIGLNSKMPSRFPPAVFYTPKELGGLGMISGSHILIPASDKRWSKQTDTGVTHYRAGMTHDEETLIPNIFRYIIPWEAEFIDSQRVWTEYSQKRLEANQQNRRLTLEDLEDSWDRGLPRINTLFQKDRSTLSFDKGFRARAEFKVYQLMKNNPFWWTSQRHDGKLWNLNAYRTDVIQALGGVETILEHTLFKATGFPSWEGLFWEKASGFEESMKFKKLTNAQRSGLNQIPNRRFTLWWSPTINRANVYVGFQVQLDLTGIFLHGKIPTLKISLIQIFRAHLWQKIHESVVMDLCQVFDQELESLGIETVQKETIHPRKSYKMNSSCADILLFSNHKWNVTRPSLLYDTKDVIEPTTTNKFWIDVQLRYGDYDSHDIERYTRAKYLDYTTDSASIYPSATGLMVGIDLAYNLYSAYGMYFPGLKVLVQQAMAKIMKANPALYVLRERIRKGLQLYASESNQEFLNSQNYSELFSNQTQLFIDDTNVYRVTIHKTFEGNLTTKPINGAIFIFNPRTGQLFLKIIHTSVWAGQKRLGQLAKWKTAEEVAALIRSLPVEEQPKQLIVTRKGLLDPLEVHLLDFPNISIRASELQLPFQAAMKVEKLGDMILRATEPQMVLFNLYDEWLKSISSYTAFSRLVLILRALHVNPDKTKLILRPDKTVITHEHHIWPSLPDEEWIKVETQLRDLILNDYGKKNNVNVSSLTTSEVRDIILGMEISAPSMQRQQAAEIEKQQQEQAQLTAVTTMTQNVHGEEIIVTTTSQFEQQTFASKTEWRTRAIATSNLRTRAKNIYVSSVDNDLDDITYVMPNNILKRFITIADLRVQVAGYLYGSSAPDNDQVKEVKCIVMIPQIGGLRNVQLPQQLPQSEFLEGMEPLGVIHTVSGNELPYMSATDVTEHSKLLDAHSEWDKTNTVTVSVAFTPGSVSLSAWGLTPAGYKWGAENKDIQSDQPQGFTTTMGEKRKLLLSPRFRGFFLVPDDGRWNYSFMGSAFAGMEKKPVHVKLDTPIPFYSDQHRPVHFHSFAELEDIWVDRSDNFA comes from the coding sequence ATGTCGCAGCATCCCCCGCCACCACCCCCCGGCTGgggacctcctcctcctcctccgccgtcGTCCTCACTACCTCCTCCCCCCTCGACGCCGGCACCTCCTCCGCCAGGCTATCGCCCTCCGACTGATCCCCAGATCGCCAAGTTCGCccagaagaaaaaagaatgGGTTCGAAATCAGCGCAATCGATTTGGTGAGAAGCGGAAGGGCGGGTTTGTGCAGACACAGAAGGCGGACATGCCACCGGAGCACTTGCGCAAGATCGTCAAGGATATCGGTGATGTTTCGCAGAAGAAGTACACGAACGATAAGCGAAGCTACTTGGGAGCTCTCAAGTTCATGCCTCATGCGGTCctgaagctcctcgagaacATGCCCATGCCCTGGGAGTCGGCGCGCGAAGTCAAGGTCCTGTACCACGTCAACGGTTGCCTGACCCTTGTCAACGAGATCCCCCGAGTCATCGAGCCCGTCTTCTTTGCGCAGTGGGCAATGATGTGGACGTTTATGCGAAAGGAAAAGGCCGACCGACGACTATTCAAGCGCATGCGATTCCCGCCGTTTGATGACGAAGAACCTCCCCTGTCGTGGTCTGAGAACTTGGAGGATGTCGAGCCCCTGGAGCCTATCCAGATGGAactcgatgaggatgatgatgcggCAGTCTACGAATGGTTCTACGACCATCGACCCCTCCTGGACACGCCCCATGTCAACGGACCGAGTTACAAGTCCTGGAACCTCACATTACCCCAGATGGCCACACTATTCCGTCTCAGTCGGCCTCTTGTTTCGGATGTGGTGGATAAAAACTACTTCTACCTCTTCGACCTCAAGAGTCTATTAACAGCCAAGGCCCTCAACGTCGCTCTGCCCGGTGGACCTCGATTCGAGCCCCTATACAAGGATATCGACCCTAATGACGAGGACTTTGGCGAATTCAACGCCATCGACCGTATCATCTTCCGAAACCCCATTCGAACCGAGTTCCGAGTGGCCTACCCCTTCCTTTACAACTCTCTCCCGAGAAGTGTGCACCTGTCATGGCACTCTCACCCCCAGGTTGTGTTCAACAGAGCTGATGACCCCGACCTGCCGACCTTCCACTTCGATCGCCGAATCAACCCCATCTCTTCACGAACTGTCGCGTCAAAGAACGTCGAGATTTcgctcgaggatgagcttTTTGGACCTGGAAACATCGAGGAGCCGGAGGAAGATGCTTTCCAGCTCCCTGCCGGCATGGAGCCATTCCTTGCTGATGAAGACCTTGAGAACGAGGACACATCGTCAGCCGTCGAGCTGTGGTGGGCGCCATATCCCTTCGATCGACGTTCGGGAAGCATGGTGCGGGCGCAAGACGTGCCTCTGGTTAAGCAGTGGTATCTCGAGCACCCTCCATCCGACCGACCTCCAGTCAAGGTTCGAGTTTCGTATcagaagctcctcaagaACTTTGTCCTCAACGAGCTTCACAAGAAGACACCAAAGGCGCAGAATAAGCAGAACTTGCTGCGATCTCTTAAGCAAACCAAGTTCTTCCAGCAGACTACAATCGATTGGGTTGAGGCTGGTCTGCAAGTCTGTCGTCAGGGTTTCAACATGCTCAACCTTCTCATCCACCGCAAGAATTTGACATACCTCCATCTTGATTACAACTTCAACTTGAAGCCCGTCAAGACTCTGACAACCAAGGAGCGAAAGAAGTCTCGTTTCGGAAACGCATTCCATCTGATGCGTGAGATCCTGAGGTTGACAAAGCTGATTGTCGATGCCCAAGTGCAATACAGACTTGGAAACATCGATGCTTTCCAACTCGCTGATGGTATTCTGTACGCCTTCAACCATGTCGGTCAGCTGACCGGTATGTACCGATACAAGTACAAGTTGATGCACCAAATCCGAACTTGCAAGGATCTGAAGCATCTGATTTACTACCGTTTCAACTCTGGACCGGTTGGCAAGGGACCTGGTTGTGGTTTCTGGGCTCCCGCCTGGAGAGTCTGGCTCTTCTTTATGCGAGGTATTATTCCCCTCCTCGAACGATGGCTTGGCAACCTCCTGTCCCGTCAGTTCGAGGGTCGACACAGCAAGGGAGTGGCTAAGACTGTCACAAAGCAGCGCGTTGAGTCCCATTTCGATTTGGAACTCCGCGCGTCTGTGATGGCTGATCTCATGGACATGATGCCCGAGGGTATCAAGCAGAACAAGGTCAACACCGTCCTCCAGCACTTGTCTGAGGCGTGGAGATGCTGGAAGAGCAACATCCCTTGGAAGGTGCCTGGCTTGCCCGCGCCCATTGAGAACATCATCCTCCGTTATGTCAAGTCAAAGGCTGATTGGTGGATCTCGGTTGCTCACTACAACCGTGAGCGTATTCGAAGAGGCGCTACGGTCGACAAGACGGTGGCGAAGAAGAACGTCGGCCGTTTGACCCGTCTTTGGCTCAAGGCCGAGCAAGAGCGACAGCACAACCACATGAAGGACGGTCCTTATGTCTCGTCTGAGGAGGCTGTTGCCATTTACACCACTACTGTGCACTGGCTCGAGTCGCGCAAGTTCTCTCCCATCCCCTTCCCCAGTGTTTCCTACAAGCATGACACCAAGATTTTGATTCTCGCTCTTGAGCGTCTGAGGGAAGCTTACTCGGTAAAGGGCCGCCTCAACCAGAGTCAACGAGAAGAGTTGGCATTGATTGAGCAAGCTTACGACAGCCCTGGCACAACGCTGGAGCGCATCAAGCGGTTCCTGCTTACTCAACGAGCCTTCAAGGAGGTGAACATCGACATGAACGACAACTACAGCACCATTAACCCCGTTTATGACATTGAGCCCATTGAGAAGATCAGCGATGCTTATCTGGATCAGTACCTTTGGTACCAGGCGGACCAGCGTCACCTCTTCCCAGCATGGATCAAGCCCTCAGACTCTGAGGTTCCCCCCTTGTTGGTTTACAAGTGGGCGCAAGGTATCAACAACCTGAGTGGTGTCTGGCAGTCTGAAAATGGCGAGTGCAATGTCATGATCGAGACGGAGCTTTCCAAGGTGTATGAGAAGATGGAGCTCACGCTGCTCAACTCTCTGCTGAGGTTGATCATGGACCACAACTTGGCCGACTACATCACAGCCAAGAACAACGTTCAGCTTACGTACAAGGACATGAACCATGTCAACAGCTACGGTATGATTCGTGGTCTGCAGTTCTCTGCATTCGTGTTCCAGTACTATGGTCTTGTCTTggatcttctcctgctcggACCTCAGCGAGCCAGCGAGATTGCTGGACCTCCTCAGAGCCCCAACGACTTCTTGCAGTTCCGTGACCGCGAAACAGAAACCAGCCACCCGATCCGACTTTACACTCGATATATCGACAAGGTCTGGATCTTCCTCCGATTTACCGCCGAAGAGTCCCGAGACCTCATCCAGCGGTTCCTCACTGAGCAGCCTGATCCCAACTTCGAGAACGTTATTGGGTACAAGAGCAAGAAGTGCTGGCCCCGAGACTCGCGTATGCGCTTGATGCGTCACGATGTGAACCTCGGTCGAGCTGTCTTCTGGGACATGAAGAACCGCCTGCCTCGATCCGTGACAACGATTGAGTGGGATGACAGCTTCGTGAGTGTCTACAGTCGTGACAACCCTAATCTGCTGTTCTCCATGTGCGGTTTTGAGGTCCGTATCTTGCCAAAGATTCGGAACCAGAACGATGAGTTCCCGGTCAAAGACAGTGTCTGGTCTCTTGtcgacaacaccaccaagGAGAGAACAGCACATGCTTTCTTGCAGGTCACTGAGGAGGATATCCAAAAGTTCAACAACCGCATTCGACAAATTCTCATGTCCTCGGGCTCCACTACTTTCACGAAGATTGCCAACAAGTGGAACACTGCCTTGATCGCACTCTTCACCTACTACCGAGAAGCAGCTGTCTCCACCGTCGACCTGCTTGATACCATTGTCAAGTGCGAGACCAAGATTCAGACTCGTGTCAAGATTGGCCTGAACTCCAAGATGCCGTCTCGTTTCCCTCCTGCCGTCTTCTATACCCCCAAGGAGCTGGGTGGTCTTGGCATGATTTCTGGCTCTCACATCCTCATTCCCGCAAGTGACAAACGCTGGTCGAAGCAAACTGACACTGGTGTTACTCATTACAGAGCTGGAATGACTCATGATGAGGAGACTTTGATTCCCAACATCTTCCGTTACATCATCCCCTGGGAGGCCGAGTTTATCGACTCTCAGCGCGTCTGGACCGAGTATTCGCAGAAGCGTCTCGAAGCTAATCAACAGAACCGTCGTCTTACTCTTGAAGATCTCGAGGATAGCTGGGATCGTGGTCTCCCTCGAATCAACACCCTCTTCCAGAAGGACCGAAGTACCCTGAGCTTCGACAAGGGTTTCCGTGCCCGAGCAGAGTTCAAAGTTTATCAGCTCATGAAGAACAATCCTTTCTGGTGGACCAGTCAGCGCCATGACGGAAAACTCTGGAATCTCAACGCTTACCGAACCGATGTTATCCAAGCTCTGGGTGGTGTGGAAACTATCCTCGAGCACACCTTGTTCAAAGCCACCGGTTTCCCATCATGGGAAGGTCTCTTTTGGGAGAAAGCGAGCGGTTTTGAAGAATCCATGAAGTTCAAGAAGTTGACGAACGCTCAGCGTTCCGGTCTGAACCAAATCCCTAACCGTCGATTCACTTTGTGGTGGTCACCCACCATTAACCGCGCCAACGTCTACGTCGGTTTCCAGGTGCAGCTTGATCTTACGGGTATCTTCTTGCACGGAAAGATCCCTACTCTCAAGATCTCGCTTATCCAGATCTTCCGAGCCCATTTGTGGCAGAAGATCCACGAGTCCGTCGTCATGGATCTGTGCCAGGTGTTTGACCAGGAGCTAGAGTCTCTCGGCATTGAGACAGTCCAGAAGGAGACCATTCATCCTCGAAAGTCGTACAAGATGAACAGTTCTTGCGCCGATATTCTGCTGTTCTCCAACCACAAGTGGAATGTCACGCGACCATCTCTCCTTTACGACACCAAGGACGTCATTGAGCCGACAACCACCAACAAGTTCTGGATCGATGTCCAGCTTCGATATGGTGACTACGACTCTCACGACATTGAACGATATACCCGTGCCAAGTACCTCGACTACACAACCGACAGTGCCAGCATCTACCCCTCAGCTACCGGTCTCATGGTTGGTATTGATCTTGCTTACAACCTGTACTCTGCCTATGGCATGTACTTCCCTGGCTTGAAGGTCCTTGTTCAACAAgccatggccaagatcaTGAAGGCCAATCCCGCCTTGTACGTTCTGCGGGAGCGTATTCGAAAGGGTCTGCAGCTGTACGCCTCTGAGAGCAACCAGGAGTTCCTCAACTCACAAAACTACTCGGAACTCTTCAGCAACCAGACGCAGCTGTTCATTGATGACACTAACGTTTACCGTGTGACCATCCACAAGACATTCGAGGGCAACTTGACAACCAAACCCATCAACGGTGctatcttcatcttcaaccctCGAACCGGTCAGCTCTTCCTCAAAATTATTCACACTAGCGTTTGGGCCGGACAGAAACGTCTGGGTCAGCTGGCCAAATGGAAGACTGCCGAAGAAGTGGCTGCCCTGATCCGCTCTTTGCCTGTGGAGGAACAGCCGAAGCAGCTGATCGTGACCCGAAAGGGTCTTTTGGATCCTCTCGAGGTCCATCTGCTCGACTTCCCCAACATTTCGATCCGAGCATCCGAACTTCAACTGCCCTTCCAGGCTGCGATGAAGGTGGAGAAGCTGGGAGACATGATCCTTCGTGCGACTGAACCTCAGATGGTGCTTTTCAACCTGTACGATGAGTGGCTCAAGAGTATCTCGTCTTACACTGCCTTCTCTCGTCTCGTTCTTATTCTGCGTGCGCTCCACGTCAACCCGGACAAGACGAAGCTCATCCTTCGACCCGACAAGACCGTCATCACCCACGAGCATCACATCTGGCCATCTCTGCCGGACGAGGAGTGGATCAAGGTTGAGACGCAGCTCCGAGATCTCATCCTGAACGACTACGGCAAGAAAAACAATGTTAATGTGTCGAGTTTGACCACTAGTGAAGTGCGAGACATTATCCTTGGTATGGAGATTTCGGCTCCATCCATGCAGCGACAACAGGCAGCCGAgatcgagaagcagcagcaggaacAGGCGCAGTTGACGGCCGTGACCACCATGACGCAGAACGTTCACGGCGAGGAGATTATCGTTACGACTACGTCGCAGTTTGAGCAGCAGACGTTTGCTTCCAAGACCGAGTGGCGAACCAGGGCCATCGCTACATCCAACCTGCGGACTCGAGCCAAGAACATCTACGTCTCATCAGTCGACAACGATTTGGACGACATTACCTACGTCATGCCTAACAATATCCTAAAGCGATTCATCACCATTGCGGATCTTAGGGTGCAGGTGGCTGGTTATTTGTATGGCTCATCAGCACCAGACAATGACCAGGTCAAGGAGGTCAAGTGTATCGTCATGATCCCCCAGATCGGTGGCCTTCGCAACGTGCAGCTACCGCAGCAGCTGCCTCAGAGCGAGTTCCTTGAGGGTATGGAGCCCCTGGGTGTGATCCACACCGTGTCTGGCAACGAGCTGCCGTACATGTCTGCCACAGATGTGACGGAGCACTCCAAACTCCTCGATGCGCATAGCGAGTGGGACAAGACCAACACGGTGACGGTATCGGTAGCGTTCACGCCCGGTAGTGTGTCTCTCTCCGCCTGGGGTCTCACTCCTGCTGGCTACAAGTGGGGTGCAGAGAACAAAGACATTCAGAGCGACCAGCCTCAGGGCTTTACGACAACCATGGGTGAGAAGCGCAAGCTGCTCCTGAGCCCGCGCTTCAGGGGTTTCTTCCTGGTACCGGATGACGGTAGGTGGAACTACAGCTTCATGGGCAGCGCGTTCGCAGgaatggagaagaagccagtgCACGTCAAGCTGGATACGCCGATCCCATTCTACAGCGACCAGCATAGACCTGTGCACTTCCACAGTTTTGCGGAGTTGGAGGACATCTGGGTGGACCGATCGGACAACTTTGCGTAA